AGCAACAGCACCCTACCCGTACCGTAATCCTCAGCGATATTCTGCAAAGTGGCAAGAGCGATGCTTCTCTTTATGAAGAAGTAGCCAGCCTGATGCAACAAAAGAAGATCGATAAACTGATCGGGATCGGTAAAAACATTTTCCGTGAAAAGAAGTGTTTCCAGCAGGTAGAGGGTTTGAAGAGTGCATTCTTCCTGACTACGGAGGAGTTTATCCAGCAATTTAACCAGCAGGATTTTCAGCATGAAACTATTTTGCTGAAGGGGGCACGTGTATTTGAGTTTGAGCGTATAGGTAAGTTGCTGGAGCAAAAAGTACATCAAACGATTCTTGAGATCAACCTCAACGCGGTTGCTCACAACATCAGGCAATACCAGGCATTATTGAAGCCAACTACCAAACTGATGGCGATGGTAAAAGCGTTTTCCTATGGTAGTGGAAGTTTTGAGATTGCAAACCTGTTGCAGTTCCATGGCGTAGATTACCTTGCCGTTGCTTATGCTGATGAAGGTGTTGAATTAAGAAGGACAGGTATTACCATGCCGATCATGGTCATGAACCCCGAACCCAGTTCATTCGATGCGATCCTGCAGTGGAACCTTGAACCTGAGATCTACTCCCTGCATTTGTTACAGCAGTTTGAAGAAGAAGTTCAGATTGCGGGCAAGACCGGTTTCCCGGTACATATAAAACTGGATACCGGTATGCACAGACTTGGCTTCGAGAAGAAAGACATTCCGGAGCTGGCTGCGATGCTGACAGATAATAATTACCTTACAGTCAAATCTATGTTCAGCCACCTGGCAGGTAGTGAAGATCCGGAACTGGATGAGCTGACCAGGCAACAAGGTAAGCTGTTCTATGAAATGAGCTATGAGTTGCAAAAGGCGTTGGGTTATGCGGTGATCAGACATATTTCCAACAGTGCGGCCATCTTACGTCATCCTGATCTGCAACTGGATATGGTGCGACTGGGTATCGGTATGTATGGGGTGGATAGCAGTGACGAAATGCAGGCACAGCTAAGACCAGTAAGTACGCTGAAGACCACTGTTTCACAGGTGAAGCACCTGGATACGGGTGATTTTGTAGGTTATAGTGCAAAATGGCGGGCGAAAGCCCCTGCTATAACGGCAACTGTTCGCATCGGGTATGCAGATGGTTATCCACGCAGTCTCAGCAACGGGGTTGGTAAGATGCTCGTAAGGGGGCAACTGGCACCGGTAGCAGGCATTGTGGCCATGGATATGTTGATGCTGGATGTTACCAATATTCCTGATGTTACCGAAGGTGATGAAGTAATAGTATTTGGCGAATCCTTACCTGTACAGCAATTGGCGACCTGGGCGGGTACTATACCTTACGAAATATTAACAGGAATTTCGCAGCGTGTAAAGCGGGTATATTTCCAGGAATGATTGGAAATTCCGATTTTGCACATTATTATTAATTTTGATAAAAATTATACCCTTTGAAATATCGTCACGTAATATTGATTGTTGTACTGGTGCTGGTAGTAGATCAGGCATTAAAAGTATGGATCAAAACCCATATGAACTTCTCTGATGAGATCATTGTATTCCCTAACTGGTTTAGGATCCACTTCATAGAAAATGATGGAATGGCCTACGGTATGAAGTTTGGCGGTGATTTCGGAAAGATAATCCTGACCTTGTTCCGCTTATTTGCGGTAATCATTGGTTTCAGATATATGAAGAAACTGGTGAAACAGGATTATAGTAAGGGGCTGCTGATCTGTGGCTCGCTGATCCTGGCGGGGGCTGCCGGTAACCTGATCGATAGTCTGTTTTACGGAATGCTCTTCTCTTCTTCCAACTATGCTGATGTAGCACAGTTCCTGCCTCCAGGTGGTGGATATGGTTCTTTCCTGCATGGTAACGTGGTAGATATGCTGTACTTCCCAATCCTGAGAGGTCACTTCCCTACCTGGTTCCCGATCAATGCCGGTGAGTCTTTCGTGTTCTTCAGACCTATCTTCAATGTGGCTGATGCGGCAATTTCAGTAGGTGTGATCACCATCCTGGTATTCCAGAAAAAATTCTTTGCCGCACACCAGGAAAAGGAGCGGGCGCAAAAAGAAAGAGAGCAGGTGGCTGTAAGTAAATAAGCACATAAACTTCTTATATAGCAAAGCTCCGGTCATATGACCGGAGCTTTTTTTATTGGCAGATTTAACAATAAATTTTGAAATACTAAATCGCCGTATTACATTTGTCCACAAATTCTATAGACTAATAGTCGTATTAAAGAATGATAGCTCTAAAGCACTGGCCTGTAATTCATTAAATATTAATTACGACTTAGGTCTTTTACTAACACATATAAATTATATGCAAAACACCAGACGCCCCGTACGTGTAATCTACCTGTGGCTCCTGACCATTCTCCTGCCTCTTTTAGCGCAGGCACAACTTAATGGTTCCTACATCATTTCCGGCAAGATCTCCGGGGATAACAAGGAACCGCTGGCAGGTGCTTCTGTGCAGATTAAAGGTACCTCCTTCGGCGCCATTACTGACACGACCGGTGCATTTCAACTCACCGCAAACACAAAGTTTCCGTTCAAACTGGTGATTCGCCTTATTGGCTATCAACCACAGGAGTTTGATGTAAAAAACAGCGATAGTCGTTTGCAGATACAATTGGTGACCCAGAACCTGCTGGTAAACGAGGTGGTGGTTTCTGCCTCCCGTCAACAGGAAAAACTCATGAAATCTCCTGTAGCTATTGAAAAACTGGATGTGAAAGCCCTGAAAGAAACACCGGCGGCTTCCTTCTACGATGCGATCGGGAACCTGAAAGGGGTGCAGATGACGACTGCTGGTTTGACTTTCAAAGTATTCAACACCCGTGGTTTCAATGTGCCTAACAATTTCCGCTTTATGCAGCTGGTTGATGGTGTGGATAACCAGGCAGCTACTCTGGGTGTTCCCCTGGGTAACGCCATCGGACCTACCGAGTTGGATATCCAGAGTATAGAAGTAACACCAGGTGCTTCTTCTGCATTGTATGGTATGAATGCGATTAACGGGATGTCTAACCTGATCACCAGGAACCCTTTCCAATACCAGGGTATCAGCGTGTATCAGAAGATTGGTGCTAACCACTTTGATGGTAGTGGTGGTAATCCCAAGGCACTGACCGAAACTTCTGTAAGGTATGCACAGGCATTCAAGGATAAATTTGCGTTCAAGATCAACTTCTCTTACATGCAGGGTACTGACTGGTATGCTGATAGTCACAATGACTTCAACCCGGGTACCAAAGCGAATCCTGACTTCCCTACGCTCGTAGGGGCAAATAACGTAGCCAATGACGCATGGAATAAATATGCTGACCAGAGCACTTTCCCGATCACCGATAAGAATGGTAAGGCTTACAACGTATCCCGTACCGGATATTGGGAAAAGGACCTGGTAGGTGATTATACTGTTCGTAACCTGAAATTTGATGGTGGTCTTTATTATAAGATCACACCTAAAGTGCAGCTGTCTTATAATTATCGTGTAGGCAAGATGGATGGTTTCTTCCAGCGTGGTAACCGTATTGGTTTGAAGAATGTAGTGGTGCAGAACCATAAAATAGAATTACAGGGGCAGGATTTCACCATCCGTTCTTATATGTCTCTCGAAAATACTGGTGACTCTTATAATATGAACCCGCTGGCTGATAACCTGGAGAAGTCTTTCAAAACTGATAAAGTGTGGCAGGCAGATTATACCAAGGCCCTGAACGGTGCATTGGATGAGGGTGCAGATATTGCGGCTGCTCACCGTGCTGCACGTACTGCTGCTGATAATGGCAGATGGACACCGGGTACTGCTGCGTTTGATAAACAACTAGCACTGATCAAGAGCATCAATGACTGGGATATATACCCTACCTCCAAGGATAGTACGAATAAAAGCGGGGGAGCTGCATTGTTGCAGATGAGCCATTTCTATCATGCAGAAGGCACCTGGAACCTGCGTAAGTATGTGCATTTTGCGGATGTACTGGTAGGTGCTGATTATCGTACTTACGAGATCATTCCTGATGGTAATAACTTTGTGGATTTCACGAAAGCACTGGCTGACAGGAATACACCGGGTGGTAAACATATATGGTATGGTAAGGCAGGTGGTTTTGTGCAGGGAAGCAAGACTTTCTTCCACGATCAGTTGAAACTGACTGCTTCTGTGAGATATGATAAGAGCCAGCAGTTTGAAGGTAAGTTCAATCCTCGTATTGCTGTGGTGTATACTACGCCGAATCAGCGTCATAATTTCAGGGCCAGCTGGCAGAATGGGTTTAGATTCCCTTCTTTGTTTGAGGCATATTCTTTCGTGAATAATGGAGGGGTGCGTCGTGTAGGTGGTTTGGCATTTATTGAAGATGGACTAGGCTATTTTAAGAATTCCTATCTTACTTCCAGTGCTACCGCGTTTACGACTGCGGTGAATAAGATCACAAATGCGGATCCAACAGTAACGAGAGCGGAAGCTGAGGCGCAGAGTGCTGGTGTGCTGAAAGTCGCGAACCTGGATCCGATCAAACCAGAGCAGATCCATTCATTTGAGGCAGGGTATAAGAGTGTGCTGTTTGAGAATAAAGTGTTTGTGGATGTAGATGCTTATTTTAACAGTTACAAGAATTTCATCGGCCAGGTGGAGGTTGCGGTTCCGAAGACGGGTAATGTGAATGAACCGACACAATCAGTGCTGAATCAGATGTATGATAAGCAATACCAGAACAGGTACAGGGTATGGACGAATAGTAAGTCTACTGTACAGAACTATGGTTTTGCATTAGGGGTGACTTATAATTTTGAGAAAGGATATACACTCAGTGGTAACCTGAATTATAACAACCTGACACAGGATAAGACGAAGGATGATGCGTTGATTCCGGGTTTCAATACACCGAAGTACTTTACGAATGTGAGTTTTGGGAACAGGCAGGTGTTTAAGAATGTAGGCTTCAATGTGGTATGGCACTGGCAGGATACTTTCTACTGGCAGAACCTGTTTGGTAATGGTGATGTGCCGGCTTATAGTACGGTGGATGCGCAGGTGACCTATGGGTTGCCTAAGATCCATACTTCTGTGAAGGTAGGAGGATCGAATATCTTTAATTCGGCTTACTTCCAGTACGTAGGGGGGCCAACGATTAAGGGATTGTATTATGTGGCGATTACTTACGATTTGCCTTTTGCAAAGAAATAAATAAGCAGAAAGGGTTTTGCCTACGGCAAAACCCTTTCTGCTTTGGGAGCTTGCCTGCCGGCGTATTTTCATAGCAC
This window of the Chitinophaga sancti genome carries:
- a CDS encoding bifunctional UDP-N-acetylmuramoyl-tripeptide:D-alanyl-D-alanine ligase/alanine racemase yields the protein MYNAESISKVLKGELLQQTGNPEIEHVLLDSRKVIYPASSVFIPLVSSRRNAHQYIKELYEKGVSNFIVSEAPDLTLYPAANFILVKDTMSALQALVAHHRQKFHIPVIGITGSNGKTIVKEWLYQLLEKDYNIVRSPKSYNSQIGVPLSVWQMKPEHQLAIFEAGISQPGEMEHLEKIIRPTIGIFTNIGEAHNEGFLNIRQKINEKLVLFSKSELLIYCKDYLALNECVNQFHNLVGKKENQVGLQLCTWSRKTEADLRVISVEKNGSHSHIEALYKNESLNITIPFVDEGSIENAIHCWVLMLHLKIAPEVIQQRMDQLGNIAMRLELKQGINNCSVINDSYNSDLGSLNIALDFLQQQQQHPTRTVILSDILQSGKSDASLYEEVASLMQQKKIDKLIGIGKNIFREKKCFQQVEGLKSAFFLTTEEFIQQFNQQDFQHETILLKGARVFEFERIGKLLEQKVHQTILEINLNAVAHNIRQYQALLKPTTKLMAMVKAFSYGSGSFEIANLLQFHGVDYLAVAYADEGVELRRTGITMPIMVMNPEPSSFDAILQWNLEPEIYSLHLLQQFEEEVQIAGKTGFPVHIKLDTGMHRLGFEKKDIPELAAMLTDNNYLTVKSMFSHLAGSEDPELDELTRQQGKLFYEMSYELQKALGYAVIRHISNSAAILRHPDLQLDMVRLGIGMYGVDSSDEMQAQLRPVSTLKTTVSQVKHLDTGDFVGYSAKWRAKAPAITATVRIGYADGYPRSLSNGVGKMLVRGQLAPVAGIVAMDMLMLDVTNIPDVTEGDEVIVFGESLPVQQLATWAGTIPYEILTGISQRVKRVYFQE
- a CDS encoding lipoprotein signal peptidase; its protein translation is MKYRHVILIVVLVLVVDQALKVWIKTHMNFSDEIIVFPNWFRIHFIENDGMAYGMKFGGDFGKIILTLFRLFAVIIGFRYMKKLVKQDYSKGLLICGSLILAGAAGNLIDSLFYGMLFSSSNYADVAQFLPPGGGYGSFLHGNVVDMLYFPILRGHFPTWFPINAGESFVFFRPIFNVADAAISVGVITILVFQKKFFAAHQEKERAQKEREQVAVSK
- a CDS encoding TonB-dependent receptor — translated: MQNTRRPVRVIYLWLLTILLPLLAQAQLNGSYIISGKISGDNKEPLAGASVQIKGTSFGAITDTTGAFQLTANTKFPFKLVIRLIGYQPQEFDVKNSDSRLQIQLVTQNLLVNEVVVSASRQQEKLMKSPVAIEKLDVKALKETPAASFYDAIGNLKGVQMTTAGLTFKVFNTRGFNVPNNFRFMQLVDGVDNQAATLGVPLGNAIGPTELDIQSIEVTPGASSALYGMNAINGMSNLITRNPFQYQGISVYQKIGANHFDGSGGNPKALTETSVRYAQAFKDKFAFKINFSYMQGTDWYADSHNDFNPGTKANPDFPTLVGANNVANDAWNKYADQSTFPITDKNGKAYNVSRTGYWEKDLVGDYTVRNLKFDGGLYYKITPKVQLSYNYRVGKMDGFFQRGNRIGLKNVVVQNHKIELQGQDFTIRSYMSLENTGDSYNMNPLADNLEKSFKTDKVWQADYTKALNGALDEGADIAAAHRAARTAADNGRWTPGTAAFDKQLALIKSINDWDIYPTSKDSTNKSGGAALLQMSHFYHAEGTWNLRKYVHFADVLVGADYRTYEIIPDGNNFVDFTKALADRNTPGGKHIWYGKAGGFVQGSKTFFHDQLKLTASVRYDKSQQFEGKFNPRIAVVYTTPNQRHNFRASWQNGFRFPSLFEAYSFVNNGGVRRVGGLAFIEDGLGYFKNSYLTSSATAFTTAVNKITNADPTVTRAEAEAQSAGVLKVANLDPIKPEQIHSFEAGYKSVLFENKVFVDVDAYFNSYKNFIGQVEVAVPKTGNVNEPTQSVLNQMYDKQYQNRYRVWTNSKSTVQNYGFALGVTYNFEKGYTLSGNLNYNNLTQDKTKDDALIPGFNTPKYFTNVSFGNRQVFKNVGFNVVWHWQDTFYWQNLFGNGDVPAYSTVDAQVTYGLPKIHTSVKVGGSNIFNSAYFQYVGGPTIKGLYYVAITYDLPFAKK